One stretch of Tribolium castaneum strain GA2 chromosome 5, icTriCast1.1, whole genome shotgun sequence DNA includes these proteins:
- the LOC658584 gene encoding uncharacterized protein LOC658584 isoform X2 produces MAEAWQGPPKQGLYDPQFEKEACGVGFIVAIDGRRSHKIVRDAQRLAISMNHRGACACDNDTGDGAGVLTAIPHDFYSVKLRDEQNVDLPPFGKYATGIFFLDKLHHQESEAKFGSLAEELGMSVLAWRTVPTDNSSIGTVAKNTEPFMRQVFVTVKGEVPDEELDRRFFILRKRASHTIPAQGKRFYICSLSQRTVVYKGQLTSDQLWTYFPDLADPLFDTYLALVHTRFSTNTFPSWERAHPLRMLAHNGEINTLRGNVNLMKAREGVMSNSDYGDTLKSLYPVVEPNLSDSGSADCVLEFLVHAGNRKLPEAVMTMVPEAWHNDPTMSEEKRDYYHWAACIMEPWDGPALISFTDGRFIGAILDRNGLRPSRFYITKDNMMIMASEVGVYDVDPAQVILKSRLKPGRMLLVDTQAKKVIEDVELKQEIARSRPHSEWLKEKITMEELRKAHLEANRPAKPSYEPSGLGDKRLSLYGYSTETIHMLLLPMINNKKEALGSMGNDVPLACLSAFAPILYDYFKQLFAQVTNPPIDPFREKVVMSLQCPIGPEANILRPDPQQVHRLWLKQPVISISDLEVLKMTTHRNWSAHVIDITFPAETGIPGFLKKLQDICDEAHEASKTNQIIVLSDRKGGKERVPISSLLALGAVHHHLIEMRARMKVALVVESAEAREVHHICVLLGYGADAICPYLALELASSLRDQGILDTSLSDEAIYQNYAQAMQTGINKVMAKMGISTLQSYKGAQIFEAVGLAEDVIDKCFKGTPSRLGGVTLETLAQEAFDRHRNTFSAATDTIVLRDTGIFHWRAGGEKHLNEPASIAALQESAINNNKTAYEKFKESTMESVRNCMLRGRFELRTLDQPLSLDEIEPASEIVKRFATGAMSFGSISLEAHQTLAIAMNKVGGKSNTGEGGEDPERYLDPQKRSSIKQVASGRFGVTSSYLAHADDLQIKMAQGAKPGEGGELPGYKVSADIAKTRHSVAGVGLISPPPHHDIYSIEDLAELIYDLKCANPRARISVKLVSEVGVGVVASGVAKGKAEHIVVSGHDGGTGASSWTGIKNAGLPWELGIAETHQVLVLNNLRSRIVLQADGQIRTGFDVVIAALLGADEIGFSTAPLIVSQHKTQFCERNSQDSRNMSLIICSCWRRRLGN; encoded by the exons ATGGCTGAAGCGTGGCAAGGTCCGCCGAAACAGGGCTTGTACGACCCTCAGTTTGAGAAGGAAGCTTGTGGAGTTGGATTTATTGTTGCTATAGACGGTCGGCGTTCGCATAAAATTGTTCGCGATGCCCAGCGTCTTGCAATTTCGATGAACCACCGAGGCGCCTGTGCCTGCGATAATGACACTGGAGACGGCGCCGGCGTCCTTACCGCCATTCCTCATGATTTCTATTCCGTCAAGCTTAG AGATGAGCAAAACGTCGACTTGCCCCCTTTTGGCAAATACGCCACCGGAATTTTCTTCTTGGATAAACTCCACCACCAAGAGTCCGAAGCGAAGTTCGGCTCTCTGGCAGAGGAACTGGGAATGTCCGTGTTGGCATGGCGTACCGTACCAACCGACAATTCCTCCATAGGCACTGTGGCTAAAAACACTGAACCTTTCATGCGACAAGTTTTTGTGACTGTAAAGGGCGAAGTCCCTGATGAAGAGCTAGACCGACGTTTTTTCATTCTGCGGAAACGTGCCAGTCATACAATTCCTGCCCAAGGCAAACGGTTCTACATCTGTTCGCTGAGTCAAAGGACTGTGGTTTACAAGGGACAGCTGACTTCCGACCAACTTTGGACCTACTTCCCGGACCTAGCCGATCCTCTCTTTGATACTTATCTGGCTCTGGTCCACACCAGGTTCTCCACTAACACCTTCCCCAGCTGGGAGCGCGCTCACCCCCTTAG GATGTTGGCCCACAACGGGGAAATCAACACCCTGCGTGGCAACGTCAACTTGATGAAGGCCCGTGAGGGTGTAATGTCTAACTCTGACTACGGGGACACCCTCAAGAGTCTCTACCCCGTAGTGGAGCCCAACCTCTCTGACAGCGGCTCCGCTGATTGCGTCTTGGAGTTTCTGGTGCATGCCGGCAACCGGAAACTTCCAGAAGCTGTCATGACCATGGTCCCAGAGGCCTGGCACAATGACCCAACCATGTCTGAGGAAAAACGCGACTATTACCATTGGGCTGCGTGTATTATGGAGCCATGGGATGGTCCAGCGTTGATTTCGTTCACTGATGGTCGTTTCATTGGAGCTATTCTTGATAGAAATGGGTTGCGACCTTCAAGGTTTTACATCACTAAAGATAATATGATGATTATGGCAAGCGAGGTTGGGGTTTATGACGTGGATCCGGCACAAGTTATTCTGAAAAGTCGGCTTAAGCCAGGGAGGATGTTGCTGGTTGACACACAGGCGAAAAAAGTGATTGAAGATGTGGAACTCAAGCAGGAGATTGCGAGGTCTAGGCCACATTCAGAGTGGCTCAAGGAGAAG ATCACAATGGAAGAGTTGCGCAAAGCCCACTTGGAGGCCAATCGTCCCGCTAAACCTTCATATGAACCCAGCGGACTTGGCGACAAACGACTATCACTCTATGGGTACTCCACCGAAACCATCCATATGCTCCTCTTACCCATGATTAACAACAA GAAAGAAGCTTTAGGAAGCATGGGCAACGACGTCCCCCTTGCTTGTCTTTCAGCATTCGCCCCCATCCTCTACGACTACTTCAAACAACTCTTCGCACAAGTGACAAACCCACCCATTGACCCCTTCCGCGAGAAGGTCGTAATGTCCCTCCAATGTCCCATTGGACCAGAGGCAAACATCCTCAGACCTGACCCCCAACAAGTCCACCGTTTGTGGCTCAAACAACCAGTTATCTCAATCTCTGATTTGGAAGTCCTTAAAATGACGACGCACCGCAATTGGAGCGCGCACGTTATCGATATTACTTTTCCAGCCGAGACTGGAATTcctggttttttgaaaaaactgcaaGATATTTGCGATGAAGCACATGAAGCGAGCAAAACGAACCAAATCATTGTTTTATCGGATAGGAAAGGGGGCAAAGAGCGGGTACCGATTAGCAGTCTTTTGGCTTTGGGGGCTGTTCATCACCACTTGATTGAAATGAGGGCCCGTATGAAGGTTGCCCTTGTTGTTGAGAGTGCAGAAGCGAGGGAAGTGCACCATATTTGTGTGCTTTTGGGCTATGGGGCTGATGCGATTTGTCCCTATTTGGCCTTGGAGTTGGCGTCGAGTTTGAGGGATCAGGGAATTTTGGATACTTCGCTAAGTGATGAGGCGATTTATCAGAATTATGCTCAAGCTATGCAGACGGGAATTAATAAAGTTATGGCCAAGATGGGGATTTCGACTTTGCAGTCGTACAAGGGGGCACAAATTTTCGAAGCTGTGGGCTTGGCTGAGGATGTTATCGATAAGTGCTTCAAAG GAACTCCATCGCGTCTCGGTGGCGTAACCCTTGAAACCCTCGCCCAAGAAGCATTCGATCGTCACCGAAACACCTTCTCCGCAGCCACTGACACTATAGTTCTCCGTGATACCGGCATTTTCCATTGGAGAGCAGGTGGTGAAAAACATTTAAACGAACCAGCGAGCATTGCTGCCTTACAG GAATCTgcaattaataacaacaaaacagcatacgaaaaattcaaagaatCCACAATGGAATCGGTGCGTAATTGCATGTTGAGAGGACGCTTCGAACTGCGAACATTGGACCAACCACTTTCATTAGATGAAATCGAACCGGCATCAGAGATTGTTAAACGATTTGCAACGGGTGCTATGAGCTTCGGTTCAATTAGTTTGGAAGCACATCAAACACTAGCAATTGCAATGAATAAAGTTGGTGGGAAGAGTAATACAGGGGAAGGTGGCGAAGATCCTGAACGATATCTCGATCCGCAGAAACGTTCATCGATAAAACAGGTGGCTTCAGGTCGCTTTGGAGTCACTTCATCGTACTTAGCCCACGCTGATGATTTGCAAATTAAGATGGCACAAGGAGCCAAGCCTGGAGAAGGCGGCGAACTCCCGGG ttATAAAGTGTCTGCTGATATCGCAAAAACCCGTCACTCTGTAGCTGGCGTAGGTCTAATCTCTCCTCCCCCTCACCACGATATTTATTCAATTGAAGACTTGGCCGAATTAATTTACGACTTGAAATGTGCCAATCCACGCGCTCGCATTTCCGTCAAACTCGTATCGGAAGTGGGCGTCGGCGTCGTGGCGTCAGGCGTCGCCAAAGGCAAAGCCGAACATATAGTCGTTTCGGGTCATGACGGTGGTACCGGTGCCAGCTCCTGGACCGGTATTAAAAACGCCGGTCTTCCATGGGAGCTCGGCATCGCCGAAACGCACCAGGTGCtagttttaaacaatttacgATCTCGTATCGTGCTCCAGGCTGACGGGCAAATCCGTACAGGTTTTGACGTCGTCATCGCAGCCTTACTTGGAGCCGACGAGATTGGTTTCAGCACAGCGCCGCTAATC GTATCGCAACACAAGACCCAATTTTGCGAAAGAAATTCACAGGACAGCCGGAACATGTCATTAATTATATGTTCATGTTGGCGGAGGAGGTTAGGCAATTGA